The genomic interval caatacaatgccatttaaaacctaaatatataaatattaaaatggatttaaatatTAACTATTaaaagtaaacagttaaaacccttTAAACTGATTAAAACCTATTCATAACTAAAGAGTATGTTCCAGAATTTAAcaactgaaaatattttaaacaggttttttttttataattgacatgtacaggcagtccacaagttacgaACAAAAcagtttctgtagatttgttcttaagttacatttgtttgtaagtttgaacagggacattttaaaagtgtaactccagcctctCTTatctatataagctttggataacatagggaagggttaacacactACAGCGTTTGATTTGCTATCtgggcccctgttcagaaaatttcacttccctttctgtccctgtgagaatggaattttgaaaaatgtggcttgtggtggaaacaaggattggtgagagagtttcagtggagacacattttctccatgataataactctttcaggagtgaatttctcttctgaggagcagatttctttcacttcctgttgtctcacccctgtttttaactaggagtcatttgtaactcaGATGTTTGTAAGTTGGAGACAGTATGTACAGATTTTGGCAAAAGTATTAGCCCCCAAAAGCTTTGATAAGGAACCATGTTTTAACTTGGCGATGGAATGAAGCCATCAACAGTGTCAATAATATCAGAGCTCCAGGGGAaaggcattccagagctggggtcCACGCAAGAGAAAGCGCTCTGGAAGGGCTCCCACCATGGCATCAGCTCCTGTTTGCTGGGACTGTTAAGCTTGcttttgctgctgcttctccagaGATCGAGGCCAAGTACGAGAAGAAGATGCGAGTGCTGAGAGATGAGCTGGACCTGCGCAGGAAGACAGAAATCCACGAGATCGAAGAGCGGAAGAATGGGCAGATCAGCACCCTAATGAAGAACCACGAGAAGGCTTTCAGCGACATCAAGAACTACTACAATGACGTCACCCTGAACAACCTGGCATTGATCAACACCCTCAAGGTAACTCCACAAAAGGAAGTATCAGGTAataaaagggaaggagggaggaacttttcttctttgtttgggGTGATGAATGTGGAGCTGTTGTTTAAGAGCAACTATTTCTTGAAGTTTCACCATCTGCAGTTGGAAGGTGGCGGACTCTCCCCctttggaagtctttaagcagagtttggtgggcatcTTTTAGCTGTGGGTCCTtgtatggcagaattgggttggactggatggcccttgaagtgAGTGAGGCCTGGTGCCCAgctttattctgccttggaatACAGGAGCAAATGGAGGagatgaagaagaaggaggaacATTTGGAGAAGGAGATGGCGGAAGTGATGCTCCAGAACAAGAGGCTGGTGGAGCCCCTGCAGCGAGCGCGAGACGAAGTGGCTGAGCTGCAGAGGAAGCTGGCCCATTACCAGAAGGACAAGAGGATGCTGGCGGTAGGACCCTTAGTTCAGCGTTCACAGGGACCAGGCCTGCCCTGCCCCctgaataacaatgataatattatttgcttcctttgtgTGCTTCCAAGTAGTGAAAGATATCTCtgcatttatttatctatttgcaGATTGATTTTTAAAGGCcactttaatagtaataataataatgccaactgcaaaaggccaccctactgggatctgtacgcatcatccgaaaatacatcacacagtcctagacacttgggaagtgttcgacttgtgattttgtgatacgaaatccagccatatctatcttgtttgctgtgtcatcataaaataataataataataataataataataataataataataataataataatagccagcatatagatcttgtttgctgtgtcatactatgtctttgtgtcaataataataataatgataataataaatcatctttatttataccctgccatcatctccccaaagggactcgggacagctcacAGAAGTGCTgcttataaacaacaatacataaatatatacacagtGACCTAAGTATAAAAACAATGCACATAAATTACCTAATGCACATAATAGCCTGATTGAATGAATAGTTTTTCACTTGCTATCAGAAAATCACAGACTCTTGGGGACACAAAGGGACTTtctgtgggattttcttggcCCCAGGAATTGCTCTCAaccccttcccttccctgtgcAGAGCATCAGTGCCCGCCTGAAAGTCACCGAGAAGGAGCTGAAGGACCTGCAGTGGGAGCACGAAGTGCTGCAGCAGAGATTCAGCAAGGTAGGGAACAAACAAGGGCCTTCCATGAGACTGTGGCGGACCTCAGCATCTGAGAAGATGGGGTTTCGGTCAGCCTGGGGCCACAGTGGGGTAAAATACTTCTATCAAGGTTCTCCAGTCATTGAGTGGAGCTCCTTCCTGGGAAACATTTGTGTCTGGTATGTAATTCACTGCTTTGTGGGGTGCTTTTCTGCTTTGGAGTTGGCCCAAAAAACTTTTTTGTGTTTTGCTGTATGACTTACACGGCTGCTCCAATTTCCATTGTATCCAGGGGATGAGAGCTTGACTCGTTAGGACGACGGGCTCGTTTATACTTGGCTATTGCAGATGCTGATTAGCAACCTGTCATTCAGGGAGTGTCTGTAAGGGGCATGCCTTGAGGAAGATGGAAGGGGATCAGGCTTAAGGATAATAAGGGGAATGCGCAGCAAGTGTTCCTAGATGCTTGATAGGTCTCTTTTTAGACTGCAGCTTTCAATTGGAGTCCAGAAAATGATCTTTCTCTGGGCGTCTTTCACTGCTGTCTTTGACCtgtaaatatgtatatttgtgtgttgtgtgtgtgttgccGGTTGCCTCTGGCAGGTTCAGGAAGAGCGGGATGAGCTGTACCGAAAGTTCACCAAGGCCATCAACGAAGTGCAGCAGAAGACGGGCTTCAAGAATCTGCTTCTGGAGCGGAAGCTGCTGGGCCTGGCCAACATCCTGGAGAAGAAGGAGGTCCAGCTCAATGAGGTCCTGGCCGCTTCCAACCTTGACCCCGCCGCCCTCAGTATTGTCACCCGCAAGCTGGAGGTAGGCCACTTCCCATGAAACTATATCTAGATGGTTTTATTTACTCTTATAGTTATGTATGTCCCCTTCCAGCCAGTGGAAGAAATGGggctagtccaggcatgggccaacttgggctctcctaccaggtgttttggacttcaactcccacaataatttgtggaattgtgggaactgaagtccaaaatacctggagggagggctgaagttggcccatgcttgggcTAAGTGATCCTTTGTTTCAGGAGCCCTCCCATGCTCCAGCCCCTTCCCCACTGAGCCAGGTGTCCTGTTCAAGGGCGGCCACCAAGCGGTCAAGGGGACTGCGGACATCCCAGTGGCTTCTTGGCATGGAAATTTCAGCCTCTGGGGACCTGGGAAGGGGCTCTGCTTTCTGAGACATTCCAAGCCCTTCTGGCGCCAGTAACACGAGAGGCGCAGGGCAGAGGAGCCCCTCTCTCCCTCAGCTGCCTCCGCCTTGAGGCTTCCGCATTCCAGGGCTCAGCTGCCGCTGCTCAGGCACAAAGCACCTCCGCAAGGAACTTCCTCACTCCATTGCTGTCCCTTACCCCCAGAAGTCTGGCACCAAAAAAGGCAGCAGTCCCCCAGCAGCAGAGAAGAGATTGGTGCCCTTCCGCTATCCCCTTCCCCTGGGAACCAAAGGAACTTTCATCTGCTGGGTCAGATAGACACATCTTAGAAACATGCCTTCTTTGGACCACAGTTCCCAAAACCTCCTGCTGTCCCTTCTAGCCATGGATGCTGGGGACTGTAGTCGAAAAAACCTGTAATCTAACTTAGAgctgtcaaacccattttcatcaACCttattatggttgccttcaaagggctgttgaatccacgGATGAAGAATCCGTGGAGACAGAGAGAGGACCAactgtaatatatatttttaaacatagTTGTCCGTGCTCTTTACTTTTGAGTTCCAAGATGTTatggaatgacaactcccatccctTTGGATTATTTGGGGATAATGGAGACTGCAACCCAGCAGCACATGCAGCTCTGAGGTTGGAAAAAggctaaaggacattttaaagtcaggcatccTACCCAGAAGTCTTGTATCTCAATTCAAAGCCCACAGAGTAAACCGCAGACTTTTAGATGTTCCTGTATCCCAACTGTCATCAGctatagtcatgatgtctaatgatgagcaATACAAGAGTTGTAGATCAGCATCACCACCTTCACaatcgtggttggtggggacgcggGAGAGGGCCTCTTCcatggtggctccccggctctggaactctctcgccagggagattaggcaaacccctacccttctaacttttaggaagagcctgaaaacttggctcttccaacaggcctttggtgctCACCCCTATGCTTAGGGTTTGTTTTGTGGATCAACAAGATCTCTGTTGCACTTTACTCtattccttcagttggaaatagttctcatgtttacctcatcccaagcccctAACCATGATAACAGTCTCGGGTTATTTACTTCACTGTAAGCACTTTTTCCGgctcagttcatttttatgagctTTCCCAGGTTTTTATCTAACTATGTTTTATTGCAATTGCGATTTCAATATGTTTTATagatttgcttttatattgttgtgcctTTTATCATGTTTGTAAcaacctgggcttggccccatttgagccgccccaagtcccttcggggagatggaggcgggatataaaaataaggttATTATTATCTGGAAGAGGGCCACATAAAAGGACATGGAGGGACAGATTCGTCTCGGGGGCCTTGAGTTGGATACATGTAGTCTAAGCCAATCATCTTTTTTCAGGACGTGCTCGATTCCAAAAACAATGCCATCAAAGACCTGCAGTACGAGCTGGCCAGAATATGCAAGGTAAGAGCCACAGAGGCTGGGGAAGGAGCCATTTCTGTCTCCAAAGGCCTATTAACAGGCCTCATTAGACCTCCAGACCTTACTCTGGTGTTTATATTTGGGGCGGTTCAGTAATTATAACCGTGTGTGCTCCACCTCTTTCTGCAGGCGCACAACGACTTGCTGCGGACTTACGAGGCCAAGCTAACGGCCTTCGGGTTCCCTTTGGACAATCTGGGCTTCAAGCCAATGGAGACCTCCGTCCTGGGCCACGCCTTGGGCCAGGGCCCCGCAGGGTTCGTCTCTACTCCCACGTAGCAGAACCAACAGGCTCGGTCCTTTGGAACAATGGCAGCTGGAGACCCTGgtctggaagaagaagaaggcagagGCAGAAGGAGGCAGAGGCTTTGGGCCAGTCCTCCAGTCAGGAGCCTACAGCCTTTCTGTGCATTAAACAGGCCCTGATTTATGAAGGGGCTTTTCCTACCTGGTCTCAGGTGTCCTCCTCCCCTGCGTGAGCTCCTGACATCTTTTGACCCCTTATCAAGAGCAGTGATCATACACACAAGTGCCACCCCCAACCCAGACAGTCATCTTGTTAAAAGAAGCTTTCAAGAAGCAGTCTTTGCATCACCTCGAGGTAGGCAACTTGACCCACGTTTAATGATAGGCAGCAGGTTGTCGCCAAGACAGGTGGCGATAATAGGGGAGGTGGAGATGCATCCACGTTTGGAAACCAGCCACTGTCTAGTTGCCCCTGTAAGTGGTGTAGGAATAGGGGCTCATCAGCAGCGGGATGTGGACCCTCCGTTCCGCCTCTGTGATGATGAAGACCACCTGGAAGAGAACAACAAGAGCGGGATGCATAGAAGAGCATGGGAGAAGCACTGCCATCCCTTAGGCAATGCTGCCCCAAACACCCGGCCGTCGTGACCCCCATTTGGGGTTTTGGAGAGCTGCTGCTCAGAAAGAAAAATCCCCTTTCCCTAGGTTGTAAAGTTAAAAGTTTtatcctaacattaagtccagtcgtgtccgactctgggggttggtgctcatctccatttataagccgaagtgccggcgttgtccgtaggcacctccaagatcatgtggccagtatgactgcatggaacatcgttaccttcccactgaagcagtatctattgatctactcacatttgcatgttttcgaactgctaggttggcagaagctggggctaacagtgggcactcactccactccccggattcaaacctgcgacctttcagtccacaagttcagcagctcagcactttaacatgctgaggCACTGGGGCGCCTTTCCCTaagctctatttatttattttggcctGATTCCTGTCCGTGTAAGTGGTCTTAGGCCTGTAGCAATTAGAAATTGATGTGGAACTTCACTGGATGTGGCCAGTGACTGAATATGTCCATTGCATTATGACAAGTGGAcggagatgtgttgtcgaaggctttcatggccgggatcactgggttgttgtatgttttccgggctgtatggccatgttccagaagcattctctcctgatgtttcggccacatctatggcaggcatcctcacctcacaacctctgaggatgcctgccatagatgtgggcgaaatgtcaggagggaatacttctggaacatggccatacagcctggaaaacggaCGGAGTGGACGGAGACCTTGTCTCTATGTAATGGAGAGTTTTGGCTTTGCCCGTCCTTTGGCGTCCTTTGTGGCCGGTGCCTTGGCTTCCTACCCCAATGCCTATCATCCACTGCAAAGGCTACAACAAGAGCCTTCCTGCTTCCCTTTCCTCCACATTTTTCCTGAATCCAAACGTACATCTGCATAAGGGTAGAAACTGGGCTGGCCTTGCTGCTGCCAGTACTCTCCTGTCTCGAAGCGCAGTTTGTAGGTGCCCGTCTTCAACTGCAGGGAGGCCAAGCTGCTCTTATCCAGGTGTCCATCCACATCGGTTGTGCTGCGAGAGAAAGACACAAATGGTTTCAGCGGCACTGCTAGCCCGAGCCAACCGAGCCCAGGGGGCATTTTGCACTACTCAGTAATTACACTGATTCCTTTTTGCACTAGTCAGATTGCACtgtgattgtgttgtcgaaggctttcatggctgggatcacagggttgttgtgtgttttccgggctgtatggccatgttccagaagtattcgctcctgacgttttgcctacatctatggcaagcatcctcagaggttgcgagatataggaggaccttctcggtggcccctcggctctggaactctctccccagggagatcagattagtGCCCACCCTGATCATATAccaaaaagacttgaaaacatgattgttcatgtacctcacaacctctgaggatacctgccatagatgtgggtgaaatgtcaggagcggatacttctggaacatggccagacagcctggaaaacacacaactttGCACTCTGATTCCTCCTCAACCACCACGGTTGAAGAGGATTTGCACTCGAGGGGCAGATAtttagtgtcgcacctcaggttagcttcaccttgctgtatacaccaaactgcacacaggttgaagtctttttagtttattagaaaatagaagataaagtaaagttccaaaagatcgttacaaaataaagccttagaaaataattcaagaaatcacaaagaataaacaaagtcccattagagcatgacaaagtcccaagaacatgaacacaaaggctgcaagataatccaggaaaacgagagcttgcttcttggttgaacgaaagttgctttgtctccaaacacattgctataataccctttgcaaagcatgaaatcaTTTATTTgacctctgacctccttcttgtttgctattctcacactccttcgaacgcTGAATTCCAAACgttcagctcgatctaaagagtctgtttcatcaaggtcagcctgcttgctatcagactgagaactgtcctccttttctaagtccatttgcacctggctagtttcagtatcatcaacatcattccttgctgtgggaaaatgaacttgcactctctgttcctcatcttctacaacagggacattttgaacctgatttggaacctgaatcccatcatcctcatcagagtccatctgaagttccagctgagtcacactTAGAAATCCCAGTGtctcaaaactacaaatctcaggagtgTTCTGGTTGGAGTGTGTCCAGCCCCCGTTCCCCTCCTACCTGCTCATCAGCTCTGTCCAGGACTCCTTGCGATCTCCCAGTTGCATGACGTGTATGGCCAGCCCTGCGGCTGGACGGCCGGTGAGAACATTCAGCACATGGACCGTGAGGGAGGCATGCGGCTCCCCTTCTCCAGCTGGAGCCTGGGATTCAAGAAAGAGAGTCAGGAGAAtcgtagagtcggaagagaccacatgggctatctagtccaaccccattgtgccatgcaggaaaggaatGCACCTTGCCCAGCCCCAAGGACAGATCTTCCCAAGGAATATAACTTCGAAGGCTCCACTCAGGATCTGGGCAAATAAATAACCCTCTCATTTGCAGCCGTCCTATGTTCAACCTTCCCCTCCTTGCCTTATGAAGACCACCCTTCCCAGACTCTCTGATCTGCCCTTGGCTCTGCCGGGACTTCTCTCACCGCTTCTCTCTGGAAGTTGCTCTCCATTCCTGAGCGGAGACTGGTTT from Anolis carolinensis isolate JA03-04 unplaced genomic scaffold, rAnoCar3.1.pri scaffold_9, whole genome shotgun sequence carries:
- the gas8 gene encoding dynein regulatory complex subunit 4 isoform X1 yields the protein MAPKKKGEKKGGKKGKGKGQALVDVLPPEGMTKEQLEEHMGRIREELDREREERNYFQLERDKIHTFWEITRRQLDEKKAELRNKDREMEEAEERHQVEIKVYKQKVKHLLYEHQNNLTELKAEGTVSMKLAQKDHRSQEMELRKDMRSLKVELKEQELANEMVVKNLRLKQQEETTRLRNDFEREVKEIEAKYEKKMRVLRDELDLRRKTEIHEIEERKNGQISTLMKNHEKAFSDIKNYYNDVTLNNLALINTLKEQMEEMKKKEEHLEKEMAEVMLQNKRLVEPLQRARDEVAELQRKLAHYQKDKRMLASISARLKVTEKELKDLQWEHEVLQQRFSKVQEERDELYRKFTKAINEVQQKTGFKNLLLERKLLGLANILEKKEVQLNEVLAASNLDPAALSIVTRKLEDVLDSKNNAIKDLQYELARICKAHNDLLRTYEAKLTAFGFPLDNLGFKPMETSVLGHALGQGPAGFVSTPT
- the gas8 gene encoding dynein regulatory complex subunit 4 isoform X3, whose product is MTKEQLEEHMGRIREELDREREERNYFQLERDKIHTFWEITRRQLDEKKAELRNKDREMEEAEERHQVEIKVYKQKVKHLLYEHQNNLTELKAEGTVSMKLAQKDHRSQEMELRKDMRSLKVELKEQELANEMVVKNLRLKQQEETTRLRNDFEREVKEIEAKYEKKMRVLRDELDLRRKTEIHEIEERKNGQISTLMKNHEKAFSDIKNYYNDVTLNNLALINTLKEQMEEMKKKEEHLEKEMAEVMLQNKRLVEPLQRARDEVAELQRKLAHYQKDKRMLASISARLKVTEKELKDLQWEHEVLQQRFSKVQEERDELYRKFTKAINEVQQKTGFKNLLLERKLLGLANILEKKEVQLNEVLAASNLDPAALSIVTRKLEDVLDSKNNAIKDLQYELARICKAHNDLLRTYEAKLTAFGFPLDNLGFKPMETSVLGHALGQGPAGFVSTPT
- the gas8 gene encoding dynein regulatory complex subunit 4 isoform X2, which produces MKGEKKGGKKGKGKGQALVDVLPPEGMTKEQLEEHMGRIREELDREREERNYFQLERDKIHTFWEITRRQLDEKKAELRNKDREMEEAEERHQVEIKVYKQKVKHLLYEHQNNLTELKAEGTVSMKLAQKDHRSQEMELRKDMRSLKVELKEQELANEMVVKNLRLKQQEETTRLRNDFEREVKEIEAKYEKKMRVLRDELDLRRKTEIHEIEERKNGQISTLMKNHEKAFSDIKNYYNDVTLNNLALINTLKEQMEEMKKKEEHLEKEMAEVMLQNKRLVEPLQRARDEVAELQRKLAHYQKDKRMLASISARLKVTEKELKDLQWEHEVLQQRFSKVQEERDELYRKFTKAINEVQQKTGFKNLLLERKLLGLANILEKKEVQLNEVLAASNLDPAALSIVTRKLEDVLDSKNNAIKDLQYELARICKAHNDLLRTYEAKLTAFGFPLDNLGFKPMETSVLGHALGQGPAGFVSTPT
- the LOC100563501 gene encoding 5-hydroxyisourate hydrolase isoform X3, which encodes MAASPTAPAGEGEPHASLTVHVLNVLTGRPAAGLAIHVMQLGDRKESWTELMSSTTDVDGHLDKSSLASLQLKTGTYKLRFETGEYWQQQGQPSFYPYADVVFIITEAERRVHIPLLMSPYSYTTYRGN
- the LOC100563501 gene encoding 5-hydroxyisourate hydrolase isoform X1, with translation MMGYPVLSLLLFLLHPIQQSSLNVNAEETTEDSKAAATASMAASPTAPAGEGEPHASLTVHVLNVLTGRPAAGLAIHVMQLGDRKESWTELMSSTTDVDGHLDKSSLASLQLKTGTYKLRFETGEYWQQQGQPSFYPYADVVFIITEAERRVHIPLLMSPYSYTTYRGN
- the LOC100563501 gene encoding 5-hydroxyisourate hydrolase isoform X2, which produces MESNFQREAAPAGEGEPHASLTVHVLNVLTGRPAAGLAIHVMQLGDRKESWTELMSSTTDVDGHLDKSSLASLQLKTGTYKLRFETGEYWQQQGQPSFYPYADVVFIITEAERRVHIPLLMSPYSYTTYRGN